TTATCTTTATTCTAATCTAGTTGAAATGATGCTTGCCGTTTGAGGAATACAGAATATTTCTTAAACAATCTAATAATCCCATTTTAATAAATGTACATACGCAACTTGTgtgattttttttcttcttaaaatAGTAGATTTTGGAGGTCCACTTACAAAAATAGAATTTTAATaagatttgttacaaaaatatgaaaaccggagtttgaaactccggcTTTGATTCTAATGCACAGTTAGTGAAAAAACGtacaaaccgaagtttgaaacttccgATTCACCaaaaccggagtttcaaactccggttttCCTATTTTTGTAACAAATCTTACTAAATTTCTATTTTTGTAAATAGACCTCCAAAATTTACCATTCTTTAAAAAAATCCAACTTGTGTAGTGTATATTTACTTAACAACATTatcaaaaataataacaataataaataatgataataattaccatACTAGCTATTAtacaaaacttatgaatagttccgggggtatttttgtctttttacaTTCTTTTTTTCCCcttttcccttctttctttcaagtaacaccacaaaagtcccccacactttgttcaaaaattaaaaacggcccccaacacagggggttaaagcgtcaaatcaaaattttcataaaatatcttaaataaactccactcaaatattcaacaggtcatatcttctcgctcgcaacgagttaaatttttccgacatcatccttaaactcgaaataattttatgaacacaatgtcactaactatacgcaaaacggacacttttaaaaaaacgctaaatatttagggtacttttcatatatgttgatttttcactcgcaggctccgtaactaaacacaataaaatacattaaaaatcgaacccccgccgcgaagcgagggttcgaaaactagttaggaCTAATAATCTTGGGCTACTCCATTAGTTAATGTTAACTTTAAACTACAATGCCAACTCTAACAAGTGAAAAAACTAACTTAACTAGGGCAACAAACAACTATTAACATAAAATACGTGCACAGTGAGAATTGATCCACCAGTGTTCTTTAAGCATGTTCTTTTGAGCACTTGTTTCACAAGTTATGATCGAGACAACCAcggaaatttaataaatttttcaacgACGTACATAAAACTCATGTACAATTTCATAACTGCCACTTTAAAACAAAAAGCATATAACCGTTACATACAATAGTCGTATGCCCCTTAACGACGGTCCATAAtgctattattataaaaatgaaattttaACATGTTACATAACTTTGATCACTTGCCTTCCATAATAGTATCCAAAATCGGCTTCCAAAGAGGTAATTTAGGTGAATTTAGCAATCTCGCTTCCTCATAATCACTAAGTTTGCGGTCGAAAAAATGGTTTTTAGTTGTAGCTTGTGGACTGCATAGTGCACTAGCCGAAGGACTAATTGGGACCGACTTTGCAAGACATTTGCCAGTTTTGGCTATGTTCGTGAGCTTTTTAGTTAAAGAGGTCAAGTCATCAGGAGTCGCGTTGAATCTAAGTGTTGAGTTGGGAAAAACGAAGTAAATTTTACCCGTCTTGAGTTGATGGTCGGGTTTGAGTGGTAGTAACCCGTTTTGGAGAATTTGGATAGGTGTACATAAAAAATGCATTGGGAAATTATTGATCACCTGATCAACCGTAGTTAGATCTTCGTAGTCTTCCAAAGTACCATCCATATGCACCACTCTTATGGTTTTCGATGTAACCTTCGGTTTTGATTGTTTGGACGAAAAACAAGCGCCCATTTTTCTTATGTATCTTCAGTAGTTTATCTGATAAGACTTGAGCTCACAAGCATGAGATTACTCGATTTAGATTGATCTGTGTAGATCAACACGAGTATACTATTAAAACAAAAACTTAGGATGAGGTGTTGTTTAGGAGAAGATATAAAAGATGAGTCCCAAAATTAGTATTTGTAGACGGACAAAGTCACAAAAGGTAAAAGGTTTTCTTGTGGAatgagaaaaaagaaagaaaaatagatTAAGTCAATATACAATGTATACTGAATGTCCAGCCACATCCGTTTGTTTTTTGAATTTTGTTAATGACAATTGTTATTAAGAACTAAATTAATGGAGAAATAAATATAGTACATGGGGTGGTTATTATAATGTATACTGAATGTCCAGCCACATCCGTTTGTTTTTTAAATTTTGTTAATGACAATTGTTAATTGTTATTAAGAATTAAATTAAGAAATGTGATCCTCACACATTACTTTTTAATTCATCTACACCTAATTAACTATGATATCCTTAGttatacttaaaataataatataagtttaactTTCTAGGGGTATAACTATGAATATACGAGACAAAATCGCTAGAGTAAATGTGAATtaatgaacttgtatatttatgtcaagatgtctgccatcacctttagttatgtgcatatgtcatcatcaaaacacttattgttatgggttaagattaatatagtcattaagcataattccacattaacccacattctccccaaCAGACCACCACCATCAGAACTATATCACCGCCACCGTCGGATCTGAGTTTCCCATTTTTTCAGATCCATTCGGATTCGGTTCAACGCTTCAGATCTATCGGAATTATCACCATCAGCGTCGGATTCGGTTCAACGCTTTGATATGTTTAATTTCGTACGAGATTTCTAGATCTAGTAACTGTAATCTGATTTGAAAACGATGAATTTAACAACCGCCAAACACCACCGGATCTGAAAACGATGAAGTGGTTGTAGGGATGAAATCAGCAATTTTCGAACAAACCACACGGACCATTTCAGTAATTTTCGTACAAACCAGAGGGACCATTTCAACAATTTTGACAATAAATGAAAGAAATAGACGAAAGtgccctcacatgtctggcacatgactagAGTTAACGGAATTTTTTTCCAGTCGTCAGaaatagggactaaatcagcaatatTGACAAACCACTGGGATCAAATCAGTCAAAAAAGCACAGGAACAAAACCAACATTttagtacaaaccacagggaccatttcagcaattttgtcattataatataataattataatatatatatatatatatatatatatatatatatatatatatatatatatatatatatatatatagggtaaggATCCAGCGCTAAATGGGTGTtggtgggataaggggataagtgattttgtgatttttatatctttagctctacagctccgatttaaaaaaaaatttgctggtatctattttcattgtgtagattcagaaaaaaaatgatttttttttcaactggagcgttaagatgcatctgatgcatgttattcgatgtttgatgcatgttaactgcTTTTCATGCATCAGATGAATCTtaacaaaaaacaaagaaaaaatgacttttgattaaaaaaacagtgtttagggtttgaaattagggtttagaaattaaggtttagggtttagaaattagggttttagaacgAATTTTAATACgaccggtttagagtttagggtttaggggttagggtttagggttttcgggtttactccgtaaaccctcaaccctaaaccctaaactctaaatcgggctaaatcctaAAAAAAACTCCGAAAAATCTCAAAACACGTTAACATGCATCACATGCATTTTAAGCtcctgttgaaaaaaaaaaaaattatgaatctacacaatgtcttacggaatttttttatttttttttaattggagctctaatgtaaaagatataaaaatctcattttacTTATCCCCTTATCTCAAAAATACCACTTATCCCCTTATataagacaaaattgctgaaatagtccctgtaGTTTGTAGCAAAATGCTGGTTTCGTCCCTATGCTTTTTTTATGGATTTGGTCCCAGTGGTTTGTcaatgttgctgatttagtccctattgCTGACGGCTGTCAAAAAATACTGTTAACTCCAGTcacgtgccagacatgtgagggtttTTTGTCCTTTCCTTTCTTTATTGACAATATTGCTGAAATCGTCCATGTGGTTTATAACAAAATTGCAGTAATGGTCCCCATGGTTTGTAACAAAATTGCTGAAATCTTTATCCCCAAAAAAATTTTCTTCTGTACCTTCATCTTTATCCTCAATAATTATGAACAAACCCTAATCTTTTTTATTTTCTTCAGACACTTCATCACCTATCTTCACCTTCCCCAAATCACAAACCCTAATCAGCACCAAATTAATTTCCATTCCCAACTTTAAATCCAAACCAATTCCAAACTTAAAAATGGTTCTTGAAGAATTTCACAACAAACAATTTCTTCATTCAAAACATTAAAATGAAAATCTCGATTAGAAAATAAGGAGTTGGTGGCTATTTTCAATACAATCAACACATTCACAAACAATTACACCAACCGGAATATCATCATTCAATCATCTATCTATAATATTCGTTGTTTATTTGCTGTGATCAGTTTGAGATTggctttatcatcatttaattaaaACCATATGCTCAAATACACCAACTCATCTATTCTTCACAAATCACAAATTTTAATCAAAACCATTTGtttatttctttcatcttagtaTCAATATCAGATCTTAAATACTTAACTTTGAATTTCGTTTGCCAAAAAAGGTTCAGTAACACTGTTAATCGTCGGATACCTAAACCATCAACATCATCGCACGAGATCTAAACTCTCAACATCATTATCTGATACTAGATTTGAAGGATTTGTCATCGTCACCGGAATGAGGTTCATCTGGTGGTGGTTATTTTCTTGGTGGCGGCGGTTTTCGATTGAAGGTATCAACTCAGTAACTTGCGACTGTAGGTGAAAACGGTGGGGTGAAGATGACGGGTTGCATTTTGGTGGTATAGAAAAGGTTGTACGAATCGTATTTTAACCTGGACTTTCCAGCGAACGTAAAATAACATCTTCAACTAATTAGTGCAAATAGAAAACATCAATATAATCAATACaaaggatttggagaagaagatgaaGTATATTTTGTGTTTGATATGGATTTGAGTATAATCTAGAGTTTATAGTTTGTATATTTATTGATTCAATGTTTTGGTGGGTTTGATTTTACCATGTTAATTAAAGTGTTtgaataaaatgaaaaaaattagggtttgttcataATTATTGGGGATAAAGATGAAGGCGAGGAAGAAAATTTTTTGGGGATAaagatttcagcaattttgtcaatAAAGAAaggaaatgacaaaaataccctcacatgtctggcacgtgACTGGAGTTAACAGAATTTTTTGACGGCCGTCAGcaatagggactaaatcagcaacattgACAAACCACTGGGACTAAATCTATCAAAAAAAGTACAGGGACGAAACCAGCATTTtgctacaaaccacagggactatttcagcaattttgtcatatataaaataaatattgaaTTAGTTTCTTTTCCTTTCTGTTACTTTCCTCCAAACTTAACCACCCACGGGTGGAACTTAATGACAGAGATAAAATTGTGGGTTAATATTTAGTCaacgggagtcgaactcctgacctctcctaAAAGAGGCAGGCCACCAATCGCTGGACCACATTAAATGATGAAACATGAAATAAATTACATGGACCTAGTTAGTTAATTATCAAACACAACGACAAAGTTacttaataaattttataaaacaaaaataAGTATCCCTAACAATTTGTTGTAAATGATACTGTAATGATTATTAAATAAACTCTAGAATTAGAGTCTTAATGTCGTATTCGTATGCAGTAACTCTAAAGGTTGGTTGAGTTTTTTAGTTAAAAAATAGAAAAAATTGCTGAAATTGTCCATGTGATTTATACTaaaatgctgatttagtccctatgtTTTTTTTACCAAGTTCATCCCCGTGGTTTGCTAAATGAAGCTGATTTCGTCCCTCCGCCTAACGGCCGTTAAAAATATCCATTAACTTGAAATgctccgttcataccgattataaacgattcacaatagttgatttcatcgcgaggtacttgacctctatatgatacattttacaaacattgcattcgtttttaaaagacaaactttcattacatcaaaagttgacggcatgcataccatttcataatatatccaactataattgacttaataataatcttgatgaactcaacgactcgaatgcaacgtcttttggaatatgtcatgaatgactccaagtagtatctttaaaatgagtaaatgcaccatggaagatttctttcatacctgagaataaacatgctttaaagtgtcaaccaaaaggttggtgagttcattagtttatcataatcgatcattttcatcattttaatagaccacaagatttcatttaatcaataatcatacactcgtaagtgtttaaaattcattcatatggtttgaacacctggtaaccgacattaacaaaatgcatctagaatatccccaaacatataaacatcgaagtactaaagcagttcaaattctctgactggggcttgtcaaggcccatagatctatctttaggattcgcgtcaattggtggcaattataataaacaccaattcttaggctaccaagttcaactagggcgatatctggtataacaattcaaccatagaatgtagtttcgatt
The window above is part of the Rutidosis leptorrhynchoides isolate AG116_Rl617_1_P2 chromosome 1, CSIRO_AGI_Rlap_v1, whole genome shotgun sequence genome. Proteins encoded here:
- the LOC139848572 gene encoding uncharacterized protein, whose protein sequence is MGACFSSKQSKPKVTSKTIRVVHMDGTLEDYEDLTTVDQVINNFPMHFLCTPIQILQNGLLPLKPDHQLKTGKIYFVFPNSTLRFNATPDDLTSLTKKLTNIAKTGKCLAKSVPISPSASALCSPQATTKNHFFDRKLSDYEEARLLNSPKLPLWKPILDTIMEGK